The Bacillus sp. Y1 genome has a window encoding:
- a CDS encoding FAD-dependent oxidoreductase, translating to MSMKDYETPRFPEPFWRDMDLPIYNSLIEDISVDVAIVGAGITGITAGYLLANKGLKVAILEAGRVLNGTTGHTTAKITAQHGLIYNELLQNFGEERAKMYYQGSADAMEFINRMVREHSIECDFATQEAILYAVSDKYAFQVEEEADAYRKLGIRGELTEEALPFNIKSMSTLVMPDQAQFHPLKYLNVLLRKFIEAGGVVYENVTATDVEEGSQPKVVLRNGKKVSCEHVIAASHYPFVDKNGFYFTRLEVKRSYIVAVTTQKEFPGGMFYGADSPTRSLRSTPLENGEHLVLVSGDGHKTGQGVDTMKHYMALEEFANDVFGIKEYKYRWSAQDMITLDKIPYIGPVTEKNSNIHIATGYRKWGMTNGTQAAILLSDTILGKENVYRDFYAPQRFDSDPDIKKFIQINADVAKHLVKGKLEYVGKEPGEVEVDEGAVVMVKGERAGAYRDHDGCLHLVDTTCTHLGCEVEWNHGDRTWDCPCHGSRYTYDGTVVEGPAVEPLKKLNLD from the coding sequence ATGTCTATGAAGGACTATGAAACACCCCGCTTTCCAGAACCATTTTGGAGAGACATGGATTTACCGATTTACAATTCTTTAATCGAGGATATCAGTGTGGATGTGGCGATTGTTGGGGCTGGCATTACTGGCATTACAGCTGGTTATCTATTAGCTAATAAAGGCTTAAAAGTCGCCATTCTTGAGGCTGGGAGGGTTTTAAATGGAACGACCGGTCATACGACGGCAAAAATAACGGCTCAGCATGGTTTAATATATAATGAATTGCTCCAAAACTTTGGCGAAGAACGAGCGAAAATGTATTATCAGGGCTCTGCTGACGCTATGGAGTTTATCAATCGAATGGTAAGAGAACATAGCATCGAGTGCGATTTTGCAACCCAAGAGGCCATTCTTTATGCTGTATCAGACAAATATGCGTTTCAAGTGGAAGAAGAGGCAGATGCCTATCGAAAGCTTGGCATACGTGGGGAGTTAACAGAGGAAGCCCTCCCTTTTAACATTAAATCGATGTCTACCCTTGTGATGCCTGACCAAGCCCAGTTTCATCCACTCAAGTACTTGAATGTACTTTTACGTAAATTTATTGAAGCTGGTGGCGTGGTTTACGAAAATGTAACGGCTACAGATGTAGAGGAAGGTTCACAGCCTAAGGTGGTTTTAAGAAACGGGAAAAAAGTATCGTGCGAGCATGTGATTGCAGCGTCTCATTATCCGTTTGTTGATAAAAACGGCTTTTATTTTACTCGTCTTGAAGTTAAACGTTCCTATATCGTTGCGGTAACAACACAAAAAGAGTTTCCTGGTGGTATGTTTTATGGTGCCGACTCACCTACTCGCTCGTTAAGGTCTACCCCTCTAGAAAACGGAGAACACCTTGTTCTTGTTAGTGGGGACGGTCATAAAACCGGACAAGGGGTGGACACCATGAAGCATTACATGGCGCTAGAGGAGTTCGCTAATGATGTATTCGGTATTAAAGAGTACAAGTACCGATGGTCTGCTCAGGATATGATTACATTAGATAAAATCCCTTATATTGGACCGGTTACTGAGAAAAATTCCAATATTCATATTGCTACAGGCTATCGTAAATGGGGAATGACGAATGGAACGCAGGCAGCCATTTTGCTTTCTGATACGATACTTGGTAAAGAGAATGTATACCGAGATTTTTATGCCCCTCAACGTTTCGATTCAGATCCGGATATCAAAAAATTCATTCAAATTAATGCGGACGTTGCTAAGCATTTGGTAAAGGGGAAGCTTGAGTATGTTGGAAAAGAGCCAGGTGAGGTCGAGGTAGATGAAGGAGCAGTGGTGATGGTGAAAGGCGAGCGCGCCGGTGCCTATCGCGATCATGATGGTTGTCTGCATCTTGTAGACACAACCTGCACTCATTTAGGCTGTGAGGTTGAATGGAATCACGGAGATCGTACATGGGACTGCCCTTGCCACGGGTCACGATACACTTACGACGGAACAGTTGTCGAGGGTCCTGCGGTAGAGCCTTTGAAAAAGTTAAATTTGGATTAA
- a CDS encoding Fpg/Nei family DNA glycosylase: MPELPEMETYRKLLSERLSGKEISRVTINREKSINMESETFISKVQGARVQAIHRRAKHLIFKLSTGDSLLLHLMLGGWMYVGSENDQPKRTKQVILSFGEMELYFIGLRLGYLHLLSEAELEKELSDLGPEPLNGHLTYTAWLDLISEKRGRLKTTLLDQQFIAGIGNCYSDEICYGARLMPIKHADTLNEGMQKDLYDAIQSVLQRALGFGGYMDQPLYKGDTFTGGYNDHCFVYDREGGLCGRCGGTICFEEVSSRKCFYCPGCQRD; encoded by the coding sequence ATGCCTGAATTACCAGAAATGGAGACGTATCGGAAGTTGTTAAGTGAGCGATTATCAGGGAAAGAAATCTCTAGGGTGACCATCAATCGTGAAAAGTCGATCAATATGGAGAGTGAAACGTTTATATCGAAAGTACAAGGAGCTAGGGTACAGGCCATTCATAGAAGAGCTAAGCACTTGATTTTTAAATTAAGTACTGGAGACAGCTTGCTGCTGCACTTAATGCTTGGCGGGTGGATGTATGTGGGAAGTGAAAATGACCAGCCCAAAAGAACCAAACAGGTGATTCTTTCCTTTGGGGAAATGGAGTTATATTTTATTGGTTTGCGGCTAGGGTATCTACATCTTTTATCTGAAGCGGAGCTTGAAAAGGAGCTGTCTGATTTAGGGCCTGAACCGTTGAATGGCCATTTAACCTATACAGCTTGGCTTGATTTAATCAGTGAAAAAAGAGGACGACTTAAAACCACACTTCTTGATCAACAATTTATCGCAGGAATTGGGAATTGTTATTCAGATGAAATCTGTTATGGTGCACGGCTCATGCCTATCAAGCATGCAGATACCTTAAACGAGGGAATGCAAAAGGATCTTTATGATGCGATTCAATCAGTCCTACAGCGAGCACTTGGGTTTGGAGGCTATATGGATCAGCCTTTATATAAAGGGGACACCTTTACAGGGGGATATAATGATCATTGCTTTGTGTACGACCGAGAAGGGGGATTATGTGGGAGATGTGGAGGAACGATTTGCTTTGAAGAAGTATCCTCAAGAAAATGTTTTTATTGTCCAGGTTGTCAAAGGGACTAA
- the safA gene encoding SafA/ExsA family spore coat assembly protein, translating to MLKKLFLGIALLLSLVVIPTNSFAQQVYTVQPGDSLWKIAVRYQVGLSEIIQANPQFRNPALIYPGQRVNIPNYDATKSIENQVVQLTNQERAKYGLKPLVADWELARVARYKSADMRDRNYFSHTSPTYGSPFDMMKNFGISYRSAGENIAAGQRTPQEVVTAWMNSEGHRKNILSSGYTHIGVGYAQGGSKQHYWTQMFISK from the coding sequence ATGCTTAAAAAGTTATTCTTAGGAATTGCTCTATTACTGTCATTGGTTGTTATCCCAACAAACTCGTTCGCACAACAAGTGTATACTGTTCAACCGGGAGATAGCTTATGGAAAATTGCTGTTCGCTATCAAGTGGGATTATCCGAAATTATTCAGGCAAACCCACAGTTTCGGAATCCAGCACTTATTTATCCGGGACAAAGGGTAAACATTCCAAACTATGATGCGACCAAGTCGATTGAAAATCAAGTCGTCCAATTGACAAACCAAGAGCGTGCCAAGTATGGATTAAAGCCTCTTGTTGCGGACTGGGAACTAGCACGAGTGGCGCGTTACAAATCAGCTGATATGAGAGATCGAAACTATTTTTCTCACACAAGCCCTACATACGGATCGCCATTTGATATGATGAAAAACTTTGGAATATCGTACCGTAGTGCAGGAGAAAACATCGCAGCCGGTCAACGCACACCGCAAGAGGTAGTGACTGCATGGATGAACAGTGAAGGTCACCGCAAAAACATCCTGAGCTCAGGATACACGCATATCGGTGTTGGTTATGCACAAGGCGGATCAAAGCAGCATTACTGGACACAAATGTTTATTTCGAAGTAG
- a CDS encoding lmo0954 family membrane protein, with protein sequence MKKFGLLLIGGIAALVLLANLGPLVGLVVSMAILYFVFKQFLKTDSTGMKIGLGILGFILLMASISNAPAIVGIVAAYILYVVYKKFNETKVKETVSNDPFQNFEKQWSELNKN encoded by the coding sequence ATGAAAAAATTCGGGTTGCTTTTAATAGGAGGCATTGCAGCGTTAGTTTTATTAGCAAATCTTGGTCCACTGGTAGGGTTAGTAGTCAGCATGGCGATTCTGTACTTTGTGTTTAAGCAGTTTTTAAAGACAGATTCGACAGGGATGAAAATCGGGTTAGGAATCTTAGGATTCATTCTCCTGATGGCATCCATCTCTAACGCACCGGCGATCGTTGGAATTGTAGCTGCATATATTCTCTATGTTGTTTACAAAAAATTTAACGAAACAAAAGTAAAAGAAACAGTTTCAAATGACCCTTTTCAAAACTTTGAAAAGCAATGGTCTGAACTAAATAAAAACTAA
- a CDS encoding PspA/IM30 family protein, with the protein MSNLFTRLKNTIVADLNEAIEKKENKNPIVMLNQYLRECELETEKVRKLVERQYTLRDGFTRELKQAQELAEKRKYQAEVAQNAGETELFTFASAEQLQYEERAARLSESLRYTENQLQELEQKYEEMKHKLKDMHIRRMELMGRENLSRAHYQMNKVLDNDNYSNPSVSRFQEIESYLDQMEEKINTSYYRNTIDARIAKLEKEMKKEEATTL; encoded by the coding sequence ATGTCAAACTTATTTACTCGATTAAAAAATACGATTGTAGCTGATTTAAATGAAGCAATAGAAAAAAAGGAAAACAAAAATCCGATTGTGATGCTGAACCAGTATTTACGTGAATGTGAGCTAGAAACAGAAAAAGTAAGAAAGCTTGTTGAAAGACAATATACTTTGCGTGACGGGTTTACTCGCGAGTTAAAGCAAGCACAGGAATTGGCTGAAAAAAGAAAATACCAAGCTGAAGTAGCACAAAATGCAGGTGAAACGGAGCTTTTCACATTTGCTAGTGCTGAGCAACTTCAATACGAAGAGAGAGCAGCGCGATTAAGTGAATCCCTTCGTTACACGGAAAATCAATTGCAAGAGCTAGAGCAAAAATACGAGGAAATGAAGCATAAGTTGAAAGATATGCATATACGTCGCATGGAATTAATGGGAAGAGAAAACCTATCTCGTGCGCACTATCAAATGAATAAAGTGCTAGACAATGACAACTACTCAAACCCATCCGTTTCGCGCTTTCAAGAAATAGAGTCATACCTTGATCAAATGGAAGAGAAGATAAATACCTCATACTACAGAAACACAATCGATGCCCGCATCGCCAAACTAGAAAAAGAAATGAAAAAAGAAGAAGCTACTACTTTGTAA
- the liaF gene encoding cell wall-active antibiotics response protein LiaF, giving the protein MVGKKKSDLLSWAVMFGIVLLLLEVTFFNRGLIFSLLVASGMIYIGRKRQPKTSGKFLFWAGTIFFILSVFNMMTIKVFLFGILGYLIIQFAKSKRSPEKIQPEVVEAQTSAPQTETIVKKTPLFENTIFGEQRTKDHVYEWNDINIQTGIGDTIIDLSYTVLPKGETIIFVRGLVGNIQIQVPYDVEVCVNHSVLAGSSNILNVTGDKLFNQRLHVQTSEYEKADQKVKVFTSMLVGDLEVKRV; this is encoded by the coding sequence ATGGTAGGAAAAAAGAAGAGTGATCTTCTCAGCTGGGCAGTTATGTTTGGAATTGTATTGTTACTACTTGAGGTCACTTTCTTTAATCGTGGACTGATCTTCTCCCTCCTTGTTGCATCAGGAATGATTTATATCGGGAGGAAGCGCCAGCCAAAAACATCAGGCAAATTCTTATTTTGGGCAGGAACGATCTTCTTTATTTTAAGTGTATTTAATATGATGACTATTAAAGTCTTTTTGTTTGGGATATTGGGCTATTTAATTATTCAATTTGCAAAGTCTAAGCGTTCCCCAGAAAAAATACAGCCTGAGGTAGTCGAAGCACAAACGAGTGCACCACAAACAGAAACAATCGTAAAAAAAACGCCCTTATTTGAAAATACCATTTTCGGTGAACAGAGAACGAAAGACCATGTGTATGAGTGGAATGATATTAATATACAAACGGGAATCGGTGACACGATTATCGATCTAAGCTATACCGTTTTACCAAAAGGTGAGACGATTATATTTGTACGAGGGTTAGTCGGGAATATCCAGATTCAAGTTCCTTACGATGTAGAGGTTTGTGTGAATCACAGTGTCCTTGCTGGCTCTAGTAATATATTGAATGTTACAGGAGATAAGCTGTTCAATCAGCGACTACATGTTCAAACGAGCGAGTATGAGAAAGCGGATCAGAAGGTGAAGGTATTCACTTCGATGCTGGTGGGTGACCTCGAGGTGAAGCGAGTATGA
- a CDS encoding sensor histidine kinase produces the protein MSIVQRQIVWGISLSLFVFIFLSVSFFMAFPVYNWSELWERNLMDIPFIFFLPSVSIAIGILFGLGSGFFWRKQMQTIDDILHEVEEGRASEIENGISYEPIVQRVRKIQKQIADQAKASQKLANEKAEDQENRIQEIISQERNRLARELHDSVSQQLFAASMMMSAINETKQVESENREAKQMKMVEEMIHQSQLEMRALLLHLRPVPLKGKTLQEGIEELLVELSQKVTMEIGWKVEEFPLDKGVEDHLFRILQESVSNILRHSKAKELEVLLIQRDNFIIMRVVDDGVGFDVEESKAGSYGLQNMHERAVEIGGTCKIISVKNKGTRLEVKVPLMRKGESSD, from the coding sequence ATGAGTATCGTACAACGGCAAATTGTGTGGGGAATTAGTCTGTCTCTATTCGTTTTCATCTTTTTATCTGTCTCGTTTTTTATGGCTTTTCCAGTCTACAATTGGTCTGAGCTATGGGAACGTAATTTAATGGATATCCCATTTATCTTCTTTCTTCCAAGCGTAAGTATTGCGATTGGAATTTTGTTTGGTTTGGGGTCTGGGTTTTTCTGGCGGAAACAGATGCAAACGATTGACGATATTCTTCATGAAGTAGAGGAAGGACGCGCAAGTGAGATTGAGAACGGCATCTCCTATGAACCGATTGTCCAAAGAGTTCGTAAAATACAAAAGCAAATTGCTGACCAGGCGAAGGCTTCTCAGAAGCTTGCGAATGAAAAAGCAGAGGATCAGGAAAATCGTATTCAAGAAATCATCTCTCAAGAACGCAATCGGTTGGCTAGAGAGCTTCATGACTCGGTGAGCCAACAGCTTTTTGCGGCTTCGATGATGATGTCTGCAATCAATGAAACGAAGCAGGTTGAAAGTGAGAATCGAGAAGCAAAGCAGATGAAGATGGTAGAAGAAATGATTCATCAGTCTCAATTGGAAATGAGAGCGCTTCTTCTTCATTTACGTCCAGTGCCGTTAAAAGGAAAAACACTTCAAGAAGGTATTGAAGAGCTGTTAGTCGAACTATCACAAAAAGTAACGATGGAAATAGGATGGAAGGTAGAGGAGTTTCCTCTGGATAAAGGTGTGGAGGACCATCTCTTTCGAATACTTCAGGAATCTGTTTCGAACATTCTTCGTCATTCAAAGGCGAAGGAGCTGGAGGTTTTACTCATCCAGCGGGACAATTTTATCATTATGAGGGTAGTAGATGATGGAGTTGGCTTTGATGTGGAAGAATCAAAAGCTGGTTCGTATGGACTTCAAAATATGCATGAACGTGCAGTGGAAATTGGTGGAACGTGCAAAATTATTAGTGTAAAAAATAAAGGTACCCGTCTAGAAGTAAAGGTCCCGTTGATGAGGAAGGGTGAGAGCAGTGATTAG
- a CDS encoding response regulator transcription factor: MIRVVFVDDHEMVRIGVSSYLSAQPDIEVVGEADNGKAAIPMVLELRPDIVLMDLVMKEMDGIEATRQIIAEWPEAKIIIVTSFLDDEKVYPALEAGATSYMLKTSKASEIANAVRATFHGQSVLEPEVTGKMMMKMRRKNDVALHEELTSREMEILLLMAEGKSNQEIADDLFIALKTVKTHVSNVLSKLQVQDRTQAVIYAFKHELVK; this comes from the coding sequence GTGATTAGAGTCGTGTTTGTTGATGACCATGAGATGGTAAGAATTGGAGTTTCTTCGTATTTATCTGCACAGCCAGATATTGAGGTTGTAGGTGAAGCGGATAATGGAAAAGCAGCGATTCCAATGGTCCTAGAGTTAAGGCCGGATATCGTATTAATGGATTTAGTCATGAAGGAAATGGATGGCATTGAAGCAACACGGCAAATCATTGCAGAATGGCCCGAGGCAAAAATCATCATTGTGACAAGCTTTTTAGACGATGAAAAAGTATATCCGGCACTCGAAGCGGGAGCTACGAGCTATATGTTAAAAACCTCAAAGGCTAGTGAAATAGCTAATGCTGTCCGGGCAACCTTTCACGGTCAATCGGTTCTTGAACCTGAGGTGACAGGCAAAATGATGATGAAAATGCGTCGAAAAAATGATGTAGCACTGCATGAGGAGCTTACCTCACGAGAAATGGAAATACTCTTGTTGATGGCTGAGGGAAAAAGCAATCAAGAAATTGCTGATGATCTGTTTATTGCGCTAAAGACGGTAAAAACCCATGTGAGTAATGTTTTAAGCAAGCTTCAAGTACAAGATCGAACGCAAGCCGTTATTTACGCGTTCAAACATGAGCTAGTAAAGTAA
- a CDS encoding RAxF-45 family protein, translating to MDYTYIVRAIFAGFANNGRSLPFLSNSIAN from the coding sequence ATGGACTATACGTATATCGTCCGTGCAATTTTTGCTGGTTTTGCGAACAACGGGAGAAGTCTGCCCTTTTTAAGCAATTCCATAGCAAACTAA
- the abc-f gene encoding ribosomal protection-like ABC-F family protein, translating to MITLSVNSISKMFGGNTIFENLSLEIHEGDRVGLVGRNGSGKTTLFKLLAGEEFPDSGQIHWRKGTTIGYLEQIPGFQSEITALDVLKTAFASLVEMETQMKELELWMANPNVSAESLERCVEKYGQLQDQYTLLGGYEMDANIDRISNGLSIQHLLDKSFQSLSGGEKTKIGLAQLLLKQPDLLLLDEPTNHLDLMSVEWLGQFLKEYKGTVVIVSHDRYFLDDVVTKMLDLEDGEITSYIGNYSVFVKEKEERILKEFQAYEEQQKKIKKMKEAIKRLREWANRANPPNEGLHKRARNMERALERMEKLDRPLLNRKKMNLEMEVADRSGKDVVVLKGVNKSFGEQLLFKDANLHIQFRERVAMVGENGTGKSTLIKMLLQQEQPDSGELKLGSNVKVGYLSQHIFPDKKDESVIDLFRDEIKVTEGEARHILARFLFYGHSVFRKVSQLSGGEKMRLRLAQMMYQDLNFLILDEPTNHLDIESREVLEEALEEFNGTILAVSHDRYFLDKLFDHIYWIKDKRLYHFAGGYQWARQKLLEMQPQKMETPSGSAKKSRVTDTVKKASTVSIEEIESKIEKVEAHLKELNEQLQLEEQLSIIQELYSEKEALESHVEELYSQLEELA from the coding sequence ATGATTACTTTAAGCGTAAATTCCATAAGCAAAATGTTTGGTGGGAACACCATTTTTGAAAACTTATCACTAGAAATTCATGAAGGAGACCGGGTTGGACTCGTTGGTCGAAACGGGAGTGGGAAAACGACTCTTTTTAAGCTATTAGCTGGGGAAGAATTTCCGGATAGTGGTCAAATTCATTGGAGAAAAGGGACGACAATAGGTTATTTAGAACAAATTCCTGGTTTCCAAAGTGAAATAACTGCTTTAGATGTGTTAAAAACCGCATTCGCCTCATTGGTAGAGATGGAGACGCAAATGAAAGAGCTTGAATTATGGATGGCGAATCCTAATGTTTCTGCAGAGAGTCTTGAAAGATGCGTAGAAAAATACGGACAGTTACAGGATCAATACACACTGTTAGGCGGATACGAAATGGATGCCAATATTGATCGCATCTCCAATGGCCTTTCTATTCAACACCTCTTAGATAAATCGTTTCAGTCTCTAAGTGGAGGTGAGAAAACGAAGATAGGCTTAGCGCAACTTCTGTTAAAGCAACCGGATCTATTATTACTAGATGAACCAACGAATCATTTAGATTTGATGTCAGTGGAGTGGCTAGGACAGTTTTTAAAAGAGTATAAAGGTACGGTTGTTATTGTGTCTCATGACCGATACTTTCTCGATGATGTGGTGACAAAAATGCTTGATTTAGAGGATGGGGAGATTACTTCATATATAGGAAATTACTCTGTCTTTGTGAAGGAGAAGGAGGAGCGCATCTTAAAGGAATTTCAGGCATATGAAGAACAGCAAAAAAAGATTAAGAAAATGAAAGAAGCCATCAAAAGACTGCGTGAGTGGGCAAATCGTGCAAATCCGCCGAATGAAGGGCTTCATAAGCGTGCGCGTAATATGGAAAGAGCGCTTGAAAGAATGGAGAAGCTGGATCGACCACTACTGAATCGTAAAAAGATGAATCTTGAGATGGAGGTAGCAGACCGGAGTGGCAAAGATGTGGTTGTTTTGAAGGGGGTAAATAAATCCTTCGGAGAGCAATTGCTATTTAAAGATGCCAATCTCCACATTCAATTCCGCGAAAGGGTGGCTATGGTTGGTGAAAATGGGACGGGAAAATCCACGCTTATTAAAATGCTTCTGCAGCAAGAACAGCCTGATAGCGGAGAATTAAAGCTTGGAAGTAATGTGAAAGTCGGCTATCTTTCTCAGCATATTTTTCCTGATAAAAAGGACGAATCGGTGATTGACTTATTCCGAGATGAAATAAAGGTAACAGAAGGGGAAGCAAGGCATATTCTAGCGCGCTTTTTGTTCTATGGGCACAGTGTGTTTCGCAAGGTATCCCAGTTGAGTGGTGGGGAGAAAATGCGACTTCGCCTAGCGCAGATGATGTATCAGGACTTGAATTTTCTCATCCTAGATGAGCCTACCAATCACTTAGATATTGAATCCCGTGAAGTTCTTGAGGAAGCTTTGGAGGAATTTAACGGAACGATTTTAGCGGTATCACATGATAGGTATTTTTTAGATAAGCTATTTGATCACATTTATTGGATCAAAGACAAAAGACTTTATCATTTCGCAGGTGGGTACCAATGGGCGAGACAGAAGCTTTTAGAAATGCAGCCTCAAAAAATGGAAACACCATCAGGCTCCGCAAAAAAATCAAGGGTGACAGACACCGTTAAAAAGGCTAGTACGGTGTCGATAGAAGAAATTGAGAGCAAGATAGAAAAAGTGGAAGCCCATTTAAAAGAATTAAACGAACAGCTTCAGTTGGAAGAGCAACTCTCTATTATTCAAGAGCTTTACAGTGAAAAAGAAGCTCTTGAGAGCCATGTGGAAGAACTTTATTCTCAGCTAGAGGAGTTAGCATAG